CGGCGCGCCGCTGCAGGTCGAACTCGCCGCCGAAGCCCTGCCCCTCCAGCCACTTGCCCAGGGTGTGCCGCAGCAGCTTGCGGCGCTGGCTGAATGCCACCTGCACCAGTTCGGACAGCCGCTTCTCATCGACCGCCGCAGGCCGGGCGCGCGGCAGCATGCGCACCACGGCGCTGTCCACCTTGGGCGGCGGATCGAAGGCGGTGGGCGGGACGAACAGCACCTCTTCCATCTCGTAGCGCCACTGCAGCATGACCGACAGGCGCCCGTAGTCCGCCGTGGCCGGCGCGGCGACCATGCGGTCCACCACTTCCTTTTGCAGCATGAAGTGCTGGTCGGCGATGCCGGCGGCGATCCGCGCTCCCACGCTCGGCACTGGCGTGTCCTCGCTGCCCCCCGAGGGGGCTGTTTCGCCTTGGGGCGGCCCGGCGGCGAAACGCAGCAGGTGGAACAGGATGGGCGTGGAGATGTTGTAGGGCAGGTTGCCGACCACCCGCAGCGCACCGGCACCGGACGCCAGGGCGGCGAAGTCCACGGTCAGCACGTCGGCCTCGATCACCGTCAGCTGCGGATGGCGGCGCAGCCGTGCCGCCAGGTCGCGGTCGAGTTCGATGACCGACAGGCGTCCGAGCCGCTCGACCAGCGGCTGGGTGAGCGCCGCCAGCCCCGGGCCGATCTCCACCATGGCCTGCCCCGGCTGCGGGGAGATCGCCCGCACGATGGCGTCGATGATGGCCGGGTCGGACAGGAAATGCTGGCCGAAGCGCTTGCGCGGGATGTGCTTCACGTCACGCGAGGTGGGTAACCGTAGGAATGTGGCCAGAACCGCGCCAATCCAGGGGCGCGACGACGCCAAGGCTGGCCGCCTTGGCTAGGAGTGCAACGACGAGTGGCGCGGTTCTGGCCACATTCAGCGCGGGGGCTCGCGGTATTCGACCCAGGCGCGACCGCGCACTTCCTGCGCCCAGGTCGTGTAGGCCTCGTCGATCTTCTTCTCGCGCACCAGGCTGCGGGCCACCTCCCGCTGCTCCTTGGCGCTGAGCGTGGCCTGACGCCGCTCCAGCAACTGGATCAGGTGCACGCCGTAGCGCGAGATCAGCGGATCCGACAGCTGGCCGGGCGCCAGGGCGTTCATCACCTCCTCGAACTCGGGCACGTACAGCCCCGGATTGGCCCAGCCCAGGTCGCCGCCGTTGCGCGCGCTGGCGTCCTGCGAGAACTCGCGCGCGACCTGCGCGAAGTCGGCGTTGCCCGACTGGATGCGGCGCTTGAATTCGGCGATCCGCTGCACCGCCTGGTTCTCGCTCAGCTGCGGGCCGGGGCGCAGCAGGATGTGCCGCGCGTGGCTCTGGGTGACGCTGGCGCCCGGCATGCCGCCCTTGCGCCGTTCATAGACCTTGACCACATGGAAGCCGGCGCCCGAGCGCACCAGTTCGCTGATGCCGCCCTCGGGCACGTTCTGCACCGCCTGCACGAAGAGCGGCGGCAGCCGGTCGAGGGAGCGCGCGCCCACCGGCAGGCCGTTGGCGCCGATCTCCCGGCCCTGCGGGAACTCCTGGGCCAGCTTGGCGAAGTCCTCGCCGCCGCGGGCCCGCTGCAGCAGCCGCTGCGCCCGCGCCTGGGCCTCGGCCACCTGGGCGTCGGTCGCGCGCTCGGGCACCACCACCAGGATGTGCCCAAGGTTGAACTCCTGCCGCGAGGGATCGGCCGAGGCCTGCTCCTGCTCGCGCAGGTACTGGTCGATCTCGAGCTCGCTCACGCGCGTGCGGTTGTCGAACTCCCGTTCGCGCAGGCGCTGCAGGGTCAGCTGCTCGCGCAGTTCCTCGCGGAAGGTGCTGGTGGACATGCCCTCGGCCTCCAGCCGCTTGCGGAACTCGGCCACCGTCATCTGATTGCTGCGGGCCACGTTCTGCTCGGCCTGGTCGACCTGCGCGTCGCCGATCTTGATGCCGTTCTCGCGCGCCAGCTGCAGCTGCGCCTTCTCGCTGATCAGGCGCTCCAGCACTTGGCGCGCGAACTCGGCGCGCGGCGGCACGCCCTGGCCCTGCTGCGCGAGCTGCTGCTCGAAGCGGGCCATGCGCGAGCGCACCTCGTTGTTGGTGATCGGCTCGGAGTTGACCACCGCCACGATGTAGTCGGCCGCCCGCGGACCGGTGTCGGCGGCGCGTGGCAGCAGCTGCCCCGGGGCGCGCAGGCCCTGCGCGGCGGCGGGAAGGTGAAGGGCCAGGGCCTGCGCGGCGCAAGCGAGCCACAGGGCGTAGGCACGTCGGTTCATAGCGGGGTCAATCGTAATTGCTGAAGCGGCTGGGCTGCGTGATCTGCTCGCGCAGGAACTGGTAACGGGGGATATTTTCCCTGAGTGTCTGCAGGGCGTTCGAGCCGATGCGGGTGAAGCCGACGAACTCGAGCTGGAACAGGACCCGCTTGTTGGCCGTGGAGGTGCCGCTTTGCAGGCGCTCGAACACGATGCGGCCCAGCCAGCAGCCGGCGTCGTACTCCAGGCCGACGATGGTGTCGACCAGCTTCTTGTCCGCCAGGCTCCAGTTCAGGCGCCCCACGCTGTACCAGCGGCCCTCACCCAGGCCCCGGCCGGGCCCCAGCCTGTCGTCCGGCTGGCGCCACAGGTCGTTGAGCGGCCATTGCCAGCCGAGATCGAGTTGCTCGCTCGCGGGCTGGGCGCGCTGCAGGCGGTAGGCAGCGCTCAGCACGCGGTACGGGGCCGGGCTGTAGCGCCCGCCGAGGGTGGAGCGGATCGAGCGGCCAGTCTGCGGGTCGTATTGCACCATCGCATCAGTGCTCCAGGACGCCACCCAATTGACGGACGCGCCGAACAGGATGTCCGACAGGCGATCGCTGGCCGGAACGGCCCCCGGCAGCGTCACCAGTTGGTCCTCGAAGCGGGAGCGCAGCGCCACGCCGAAACGCGCGGCTTCGGCGCCGCTGTCGGGATCGAGCAGGCGCGTGCTCACCCCCAGCGTGAGCTTGTTGTTGTCGGCGATGCGGTCGTTGCCGCTGAATTCGTTCTCCGTGTAGATGGTCGCGAAGTTGAAGTCCTTCTGCGCCGAGTCGTAGTTCGGCAGGAAGTTCTGGTCGCGAAACGGCGTGTACACGTAGAAGGCGCGCGGCTCCAGGGTCTGGCGGAAGTTGCGCCCGAAGTAGGTGGCGTCGCGTTCCAGGACCAGGCCGCCGTCCAGGCTGAAGGTGGGCAGCGCCCGCGAGGCCGATTCGGCGCCGGTGGACAGCGGCGCGGCGAACTGGTACTGGGTCGCGTGCAGTTGCAGCTTGGGGATGACGAACCAGCCCGGCTTCTGCCAGGGGCGCGAGATCTGCGCCAGCGCGTAGGTGCGCTGCCCGTTCGGCTGATTGTTCAGCACCGGGTCGGACTGGAAGTTGCTGTAGTCCGCTTCCAGGAAGCTTTCGAAGCCACCGGGCAGGTCGTTGCGCACATGCCGCCCGACGATCTGCGGCAGGCGGTCGTACGGCGGCACGATGGGGGCGGTCACGTCCTGCAGGGTCTGCCACTTGAGCGCGCGCGCGGTCAGCGTGAAGTTGCCGCGTCCCCAGTACAGCGCGCCGTCGTTGGCCAGCAGGCGCTGCGTGAGCGAGGCGGTGGTGCGCGAGAAGTCCTTCCAGTAGTTGTCGTCGCTCACCCGGTTCAGGTTCAGGTTGAGCGCGACCGGGCCGGCGGCGGTGGAGAAGGCGCCGGAGTGCAGCATCGCGAAGCCCCAGCGGTCGTCTTCGCGCAGCGGGTCATTGGGCAGGTAGTTGCCCCGGATGCGGCCCTGGTAGTTGGTTTCCAGGTAGCGGAACTCCGCGCCCAGGTCCAGGCCGCGCTTGGTCATGAGCGTCGGGTAGATCGTGGCGTCGCGGTTGGGCGCGATGTTCCAGTAGTACGGCAAGGTCACTTCCAGGCCGCTCAGGTTGTCCAGGCCGATGGTGGGCGGCAGCAGGCCGGACTTGCGCTTGTCCGTCAGCGGGAAACTGACCGAGGGCACCGGCAGCACCGGCACCCCCATGAAACTGAGCACCGCGCCGCCGGCCTGGCCGGTTTCGTCTTCCTCGTCGATGCGGATACTGTCCGCGCGCAGGATCCAGTCCGGCATCCAGCTGGGCCCGGGCTTGCGCCGGCAGGTGGTGTAGGTGGCGTTGCGCACGATGCTGCGCTTGTCGTCGAGGAAGTCGACCCGGTCGGCCTGGCCATAGGCGTCGTTGCGCAGCAGGCGGTAGCGCGTCTCGTCGAAGAAGCCTTCGAAGGACTCCACCTTCAGCTGCAGGCGCTCGCCCTCGAAGACGTTGCCGGCGCGGTTGATGTGGACGTTGCCCTGGGCCTTGGCCAGGTCGTCCGGCGCGTAGTACTCGAGCCGGTCGGCCATGATGACCATGTCGCCGCGGCGAAGCTGCGCATTGCCCTCGGCCACCGCGTTCAGGTCGGGGGTGCCGTGCACCTCGCGGCCCGAAAGAAAGGTCGGCAGGCGGTTGCGCGTGGTGGCGGGGATGTCCTCACGCAGCTGCGGGCTCGGCTTGAGCACCAATGGCGGCTCGGCCTGCGCATGCGCCACACCGCCGTGGAGCATTGCGAAAGCGACGAGCGCGAGCGGAGTGGGAGCGAAGCGAACGCGGGACATTCGATTTGTAGAATGGATTATCCATGAGCGAATCCTTGAACCCGGCCGGCGCCGGCGGCGCGCCGGTCAGCTGGAATGACCCCCGCCGCGAGACTGCCTTCGGCCACTGGCTTGCCGCCGTCGCCCCCGCGCACGGCCTGATCCCCGCCAGCGTGCGGCCCGCCTCGGCCGACGCGAGCTTCCGCCGCTACCTGCGCATCGACGGCCGCCAGGGCAGCCGCATCATCATGGACGCCCCGCCCGACAAGGAAGACTGCCGGCCGTTCGTGAAGGTCGCGCAGCTGATGGCGCAGGCCGGCCTGCATGTGCCGCGCGTGCTCGCCTGGGACGAGGCGCAGGGCTTCATGCTGCTGGACGACCTCGGCACGCACACCATGATCGAGGCGGTCGACCCGGCCCATGCCGACGCCAACCGCGGGCTGTACCTGCAGGCGCTGGACCAGCTGCTGGCCTGGCAGCTGGCCTCCCGGCCGGGCGTGCTGCCGCCCTACGACGCGGCGCTGCTGGGGCGCGAGCTGGCGCTGTTTCCCGACTGGTACGTGACGCGCCACCGCGGCATCGCCGTCGAGGGCCAACTGCGCGAGGCGCTGGACGCCGTGTTCCGGCTGATCGTCGAGCGCAACCTCGCGTCACCCAGCGTCTACGTGCACCGCGACTTCATGCCGCGCAACCTGATGATGCCCCCCACCGAAGTGGATGTGGCCCCCACGCTCGGCACTGGCGTGTCCTCGCTGCCCCCCGAGGGGGCTGTTTCGCCTTGGGGCGGCCCGGCAGCGAAACGCGGCGAGCCGCGGCTGGGCGTGCTCGACTTCCAGGACGCGGTGTACGGGCCCATCACCTACGACATCGCCAGCCTGATGCGCGACGCCTTCCTCAGCTGGGACGAGGAGTTCGTGCTGGACATCACCGTGCGCTACTGGCAGAAGGCGCAGAAGGCCGGCCTGCCGGTCGATGCCGACTTCGGCGAGTTCTACCGCGCGGTCGAGTGGATGGGCCTGCAGCGCCACCTGAAGGTGGCCGGCATCTTCGCGCGCCTGACGCTGCGCGACGGCAAGCCCAAGTACCTGGCCGACACGCCGCGCTTCATCGGCTACATCCGCCAGACCGCCGCCCGCTACCGCGAGCTCGCGCCGCTGCTGCGCGTGCTCGACCAGGTCGAGGGCACCGACGCGCAGACCGCCTATTCCTTCGGGCGGCTGTAGCCGGACCCGGTCGCCGCGATGCCCCGCCTCCATTGCCCCGCGCCGCTGGTGACCGGACAGTCGCTGGCGCTGCCGGCCGGCGCCGCCCGCCACGTGCAGGTGCTGCGCCTGCAGCCCGGCGACGCCGTCACGCTGTTCAACGGCGAGGGCGGCGAGTGGCAGGCGCGGATCGAGCGTATGGGCCGCGCCGAGGTGCAGGTGCTGGTCGAGGACCACCAACCGGTGGAGCGCGAGGCCGGCCGGGAGATCCACCTGGCGGTGGGCGTCCCGGCCAACGAGCGCATGGACTGGCTGGTGGAGAAGGCGACCGAACTGGGCGCCGCGTCGATCCAGCCGCTGGCCACCTCGCGCAGCGTGCTGCGGCTGTCCGGCGAGCGCGCCCGCAAGAAGCGCGAGCACTGGCAGGCGATCGCGGTCGCTGCCTGCGAGCAGTGCGGACGCAACCGCGTGCCCGAAGTGCGGGAACTGGTGGACTACCCGGCCTGGCTGGCGGCCAGCGGCGACGGCCGGCTGCGCCTGACCCTGTCGCTCGCGAGCGATGCCCGGACCCTGGCGGATGTCGGCGGCGGCGAACC
Above is a window of Ramlibacter tataouinensis DNA encoding:
- a CDS encoding aminoglycoside phosphotransferase family protein produces the protein MSESLNPAGAGGAPVSWNDPRRETAFGHWLAAVAPAHGLIPASVRPASADASFRRYLRIDGRQGSRIIMDAPPDKEDCRPFVKVAQLMAQAGLHVPRVLAWDEAQGFMLLDDLGTHTMIEAVDPAHADANRGLYLQALDQLLAWQLASRPGVLPPYDAALLGRELALFPDWYVTRHRGIAVEGQLREALDAVFRLIVERNLASPSVYVHRDFMPRNLMMPPTEVDVAPTLGTGVSSLPPEGAVSPWGGPAAKRGEPRLGVLDFQDAVYGPITYDIASLMRDAFLSWDEEFVLDITVRYWQKAQKAGLPVDADFGEFYRAVEWMGLQRHLKVAGIFARLTLRDGKPKYLADTPRFIGYIRQTAARYRELAPLLRVLDQVEGTDAQTAYSFGRL
- a CDS encoding peptidylprolyl isomerase; translated protein: MNRRAYALWLACAAQALALHLPAAAQGLRAPGQLLPRAADTGPRAADYIVAVVNSEPITNNEVRSRMARFEQQLAQQGQGVPPRAEFARQVLERLISEKAQLQLARENGIKIGDAQVDQAEQNVARSNQMTVAEFRKRLEAEGMSTSTFREELREQLTLQRLREREFDNRTRVSELEIDQYLREQEQASADPSRQEFNLGHILVVVPERATDAQVAEAQARAQRLLQRARGGEDFAKLAQEFPQGREIGANGLPVGARSLDRLPPLFVQAVQNVPEGGISELVRSGAGFHVVKVYERRKGGMPGASVTQSHARHILLRPGPQLSENQAVQRIAEFKRRIQSGNADFAQVAREFSQDASARNGGDLGWANPGLYVPEFEEVMNALAPGQLSDPLISRYGVHLIQLLERRQATLSAKEQREVARSLVREKKIDEAYTTWAQEVRGRAWVEYREPPR
- a CDS encoding 16S rRNA (uracil(1498)-N(3))-methyltransferase, producing MPRLHCPAPLVTGQSLALPAGAARHVQVLRLQPGDAVTLFNGEGGEWQARIERMGRAEVQVLVEDHQPVEREAGREIHLAVGVPANERMDWLVEKATELGAASIQPLATSRSVLRLSGERARKKREHWQAIAVAACEQCGRNRVPEVRELVDYPAWLAASGDGRLRLTLSLASDARTLADVGGGEPVLALSGPEGGLTPEEQQAAFARGFLPVTLGPRVLRAETAPLALLAALALIA
- a CDS encoding ribosomal RNA small subunit methyltransferase A, with amino-acid sequence MKHIPRKRFGQHFLSDPAIIDAIVRAISPQPGQAMVEIGPGLAALTQPLVERLGRLSVIELDRDLAARLRRHPQLTVIEADVLTVDFAALASGAGALRVVGNLPYNISTPILFHLLRFAAGPPQGETAPSGGSEDTPVPSVGARIAAGIADQHFMLQKEVVDRMVAAPATADYGRLSVMLQWRYEMEEVLFVPPTAFDPPPKVDSAVVRMLPRARPAAVDEKRLSELVQVAFSQRRKLLRHTLGKWLEGQGFGGEFDLQRRAEEVPVDEYLALAAATRP
- a CDS encoding LPS-assembly protein LptD, giving the protein MLHGGVAHAQAEPPLVLKPSPQLREDIPATTRNRLPTFLSGREVHGTPDLNAVAEGNAQLRRGDMVIMADRLEYYAPDDLAKAQGNVHINRAGNVFEGERLQLKVESFEGFFDETRYRLLRNDAYGQADRVDFLDDKRSIVRNATYTTCRRKPGPSWMPDWILRADSIRIDEEDETGQAGGAVLSFMGVPVLPVPSVSFPLTDKRKSGLLPPTIGLDNLSGLEVTLPYYWNIAPNRDATIYPTLMTKRGLDLGAEFRYLETNYQGRIRGNYLPNDPLREDDRWGFAMLHSGAFSTAAGPVALNLNLNRVSDDNYWKDFSRTTASLTQRLLANDGALYWGRGNFTLTARALKWQTLQDVTAPIVPPYDRLPQIVGRHVRNDLPGGFESFLEADYSNFQSDPVLNNQPNGQRTYALAQISRPWQKPGWFVIPKLQLHATQYQFAAPLSTGAESASRALPTFSLDGGLVLERDATYFGRNFRQTLEPRAFYVYTPFRDQNFLPNYDSAQKDFNFATIYTENEFSGNDRIADNNKLTLGVSTRLLDPDSGAEAARFGVALRSRFEDQLVTLPGAVPASDRLSDILFGASVNWVASWSTDAMVQYDPQTGRSIRSTLGGRYSPAPYRVLSAAYRLQRAQPASEQLDLGWQWPLNDLWRQPDDRLGPGRGLGEGRWYSVGRLNWSLADKKLVDTIVGLEYDAGCWLGRIVFERLQSGTSTANKRVLFQLEFVGFTRIGSNALQTLRENIPRYQFLREQITQPSRFSNYD